The following proteins are encoded in a genomic region of Candidatus Neomarinimicrobiota bacterium:
- a CDS encoding HAMP domain-containing histidine kinase: MKAYRTAGRMKAFLFILAILIVLGALIYTQSLVNRMRDDAREFLNFYADVYARAASEFEGEDYSFIFEQIIQRINFPIIISNERNSRPTAWKNIGIDPTDHSQEAIDKITERMHQMDESTDPIPLTYEDIVLGYIHYGDSNLIRELQWLPFIEIGVVALFILIGYMGYQTIRKSEQRLIWVGMARETAHQLGTPISSLLGWIELLREQKGDESIKEITSSMRQDVHRLEQIAARFSQISTQAHLKEENLGEIIRNVTEYIERRLPRIGKNVELQLDCDLDFEFPMNPELMAWALENLIKNGIDAIEKKTGTITIKCDHPEGNRLTIDVIDTGKGIADSGDRKNIFKPGYSTKKRGWGLGLSLTKRIIEEYHKGKLELIDSVPGEGTQIRITLYPGSLDSRKNKRNSRG; the protein is encoded by the coding sequence ATGAAAGCCTACCGCACCGCCGGCCGCATGAAGGCCTTTTTATTTATTCTCGCCATCCTGATTGTTTTGGGTGCGTTGATCTATACCCAGTCACTGGTGAATCGGATGAGGGATGACGCCCGGGAGTTCCTGAACTTCTACGCCGATGTGTACGCCCGGGCAGCGTCTGAATTCGAAGGCGAGGACTACAGCTTCATCTTTGAGCAGATTATCCAGCGGATCAACTTTCCCATAATCATCAGTAATGAGCGGAACAGCCGACCGACAGCGTGGAAAAATATCGGAATCGATCCAACGGATCACAGTCAGGAGGCCATCGACAAAATCACAGAAAGAATGCACCAGATGGATGAATCCACCGACCCGATTCCGCTGACATATGAAGATATTGTCCTCGGATACATCCACTATGGTGATTCGAATCTCATCCGGGAGCTCCAGTGGCTTCCATTTATTGAGATTGGGGTGGTGGCCCTGTTTATTCTGATTGGCTACATGGGCTACCAAACCATCCGGAAGAGCGAACAACGGCTCATTTGGGTGGGGATGGCCCGGGAGACGGCACATCAGCTCGGGACGCCAATTTCCTCGCTGCTGGGGTGGATTGAATTGCTGCGTGAGCAAAAAGGTGACGAATCAATCAAGGAGATTACTTCGAGTATGCGCCAGGATGTCCATCGGCTGGAGCAGATTGCCGCGCGGTTTTCCCAAATCAGTACTCAGGCCCATCTCAAGGAAGAGAATTTGGGGGAAATAATCCGCAACGTCACCGAATATATCGAGCGGCGTCTGCCGCGCATCGGTAAAAATGTAGAGTTGCAGCTGGACTGTGATTTGGATTTCGAATTTCCCATGAATCCGGAGCTCATGGCGTGGGCGCTGGAAAACCTCATTAAAAATGGGATCGACGCCATCGAGAAAAAAACCGGTACGATCACGATCAAATGCGATCATCCTGAGGGGAACAGATTGACAATTGATGTAATTGATACCGGCAAAGGAATCGCCGATTCCGGCGATCGTAAGAATATCTTTAAACCGGGATATTCCACGAAAAAGCGCGGCTGGGGGCTCGGGCTTTCGTTAACCAAACGGATTATCGAGGAATATCATAAGGGGAAACTGGAACTTATTGACTCTGTGCCCGGCGAAGGTACACAAATCCGCATCACCCTCTATCCCGGATCTTTGGATTCCAGAAAAAACAAGAGAAATAGCCGCGGCTGA
- the sodX gene encoding nickel-type superoxide dismutase maturation protease produces MRLYRITGQSMAPSLREGARVFVTRWGRKRVGDVVVLRHPSRQTIHTVKRIVQRLDTQFYVEGDNINASTDGRHFGRVKAEDIVGKVLFQYHPTFRWYL; encoded by the coding sequence ATGAGACTGTATCGAATTACCGGTCAAAGCATGGCGCCCTCGCTTCGCGAGGGCGCTCGTGTTTTTGTCACCCGCTGGGGCAGGAAACGGGTTGGTGATGTCGTAGTTCTCCGGCATCCGTCACGACAGACAATTCACACAGTCAAACGTATTGTCCAGCGTCTGGATACCCAGTTCTACGTGGAAGGAGACAATATAAACGCTTCCACGGACGGTCGGCACTTCGGCAGAGTAAAGGCCGAGGATATAGTTGGTAAGGTCCTTTTTCAGTATCACCCTACATTTCGTTGGTATCTTTAG
- the sodN gene encoding superoxide dismutase, Ni → MKKLFRTHTAEAHCDIPCGVYENDSIKHAAETVFKMATKMHDLDQPGPDASHDEVVAYHNTMSRYVQVKEEYAHECKEQLLILWTDFFKPEHLEKYPELHNKVWNTTKLCSKVKREGTVEAAKELKAAVGEIAKIFEEVQGSSATYEY, encoded by the coding sequence ATGAAAAAATTATTTCGTACGCATACCGCGGAAGCACACTGTGATATCCCGTGCGGCGTCTATGAAAACGACTCCATCAAGCATGCCGCGGAGACGGTCTTCAAGATGGCAACCAAAATGCACGACCTTGATCAGCCGGGGCCGGATGCTTCACACGACGAAGTCGTGGCGTACCACAACACCATGTCACGGTATGTCCAGGTGAAAGAAGAATATGCACACGAATGTAAAGAGCAGCTGCTAATTCTCTGGACGGATTTTTTCAAGCCGGAGCACCTGGAAAAGTATCCGGAATTGCATAACAAAGTTTGGAATACAACCAAGCTCTGCTCCAAGGTAAAGCGTGAAGGTACCGTTGAGGCCGCAAAGGAACTGAAGGCCGCAGTCGGTGAGATCGCGAAGATTTTTGAGGAAGTCCAGGGGAGCAGCGCCACGTACGAATACTAA
- a CDS encoding flippase produces MSGEKLNHKRLVRGIAKGAGIVFFSMLLSRFLGFVIRAIIGRVYGPEGYGHLQSALALFTILSTIALLGFSTSIPRQIAYYLNTGKKKSLKNMLFAGYSLSTTLSLFFGVLLVLFSEPIALHYFHNKAMASFINYFGVGLTFYVWLQLSANVYRGLKKMVPFSLIRDVGRFALILFFLLILIWQNFPVRYLGLVYLCTFFLIGTISTIAIFSTEPIRTTRLSFELREVKALFRFSWPLVVAAIVYKMLFRVDTLMIAYFKSQADVGIYNAAVPIGELLTLIITSFSPFLLPAMTEKFAQNDYSTLDSIYSISTKWIYLLTVPLFSLIFFFPRFFILVVFGKQFAEATLVLQIIALGYLFSASVGPANNLMVVIGRTKLHLINTLVSLSVNVILNFFLIQKYGIFGGAIATAFSYFLFNAITLTELWLFYKIQPFSMVFTKITLVGIGLSGLLSLLYEPQRIWLGLLIFIIYFVLYITILKLSNAFDENDEIIFIELEKKYGQGLEFIRKFLR; encoded by the coding sequence ATGTCGGGCGAAAAACTCAACCACAAACGACTCGTTCGGGGAATTGCTAAAGGAGCCGGGATAGTTTTTTTTAGCATGCTCCTTTCCCGTTTTCTAGGGTTTGTCATCCGTGCAATTATCGGCAGAGTATATGGGCCGGAAGGGTATGGCCATTTACAATCAGCTCTTGCGCTTTTTACAATTTTGTCTACGATTGCGCTCCTGGGATTTTCAACTTCTATACCACGACAAATTGCATATTATCTAAATACAGGCAAGAAAAAAAGCCTCAAAAATATGCTATTTGCCGGTTATTCATTAAGCACCACATTGAGCCTGTTTTTTGGTGTGTTATTAGTTTTATTCAGTGAACCGATTGCCCTTCACTATTTCCACAATAAGGCGATGGCCTCCTTCATTAATTATTTCGGAGTCGGGTTAACATTTTATGTGTGGTTGCAACTTTCGGCAAATGTGTATAGAGGCCTCAAAAAGATGGTTCCATTTTCCCTGATACGCGATGTCGGAAGATTTGCTCTGATTTTATTCTTTTTACTGATTCTTATTTGGCAAAACTTTCCAGTCCGTTATCTTGGACTAGTATATCTTTGCACCTTTTTTCTGATTGGAACCATCAGCACCATTGCTATTTTCTCGACCGAGCCCATTAGAACTACCAGACTTTCGTTCGAACTCCGCGAGGTTAAGGCACTCTTTCGATTCTCTTGGCCATTAGTTGTGGCAGCAATAGTTTATAAAATGCTCTTTAGGGTTGATACCTTAATGATTGCTTACTTTAAGAGCCAAGCAGATGTGGGAATTTACAACGCTGCTGTTCCGATCGGTGAACTATTAACACTCATCATCACTAGTTTTTCCCCATTCCTTTTGCCAGCCATGACAGAAAAGTTTGCGCAAAATGATTACTCAACCTTAGATTCAATTTATTCTATCTCCACTAAGTGGATTTATCTATTAACTGTTCCGTTGTTTTCCTTAATATTTTTTTTTCCGCGGTTTTTTATTCTGGTAGTATTCGGCAAACAATTTGCCGAGGCAACACTCGTTCTCCAGATTATTGCATTGGGTTACCTCTTTTCAGCCTCAGTGGGCCCAGCAAACAATCTGATGGTCGTCATCGGCCGAACAAAACTACATTTAATAAATACCTTGGTTTCCTTATCCGTGAATGTCATACTCAATTTTTTTCTCATTCAAAAATATGGAATCTTTGGTGGCGCAATCGCAACTGCTTTTTCATATTTCCTTTTTAATGCCATTACTCTGACTGAATTGTGGCTATTCTATAAAATCCAACCGTTTTCTATGGTATTTACGAAAATCACCTTGGTTGGGATTGGGTTATCGGGGCTTCTCTCATTGTTATATGAACCCCAGCGTATATGGCTAGGACTTTTAATATTTATAATCTATTTTGTTCTATATATTACCATATTAAAACTTTCTAATGCTTTTGACGAGAACGATGAAATTATTTTCATAGAACTTGAAAAAAAATACGGTCAAGGGTTAGAATTTATTAGAAAATTTTTACGATAG
- a CDS encoding glycosyltransferase family 4 protein: MVVDKIFPTDERVEYEARSLAQDGHQVSIFSYSHPGKDTQEDLGYAKVVRLPVNRFFAKKFKQITPILPVFSMLWRKPLSRILKSQSIDIFHAHDLYMVPVCLFLREKMGARIPIIADLHENYPAALDVYDFANTFPGSIVIDKSSWKKKELEWLRKTKKIIVVIEESKQYYIQRGIPSHKIHIVPNYVNLQRFHLPQEKLQTSRTDNLSTRETTNFLYIGAINYHRGLQEIINALAQPKLKGLKLKLWIVGDGSYLDHLQFLTNELHLENVYFFGRKPHTELPKYIQDSDICLIPHIKSLHTDTTIPHKLTQYMAFKKPVLASNCTPIKRIIQQVKSGYTYKSGDIEHLVNQILLLISKRQEWPVMGKRAYDAVQNSFNWGVSSTNLTEMYKTISHNYE, encoded by the coding sequence ATGGTTGTCGATAAAATTTTTCCTACTGATGAACGAGTGGAATATGAGGCACGTTCGCTTGCCCAGGATGGCCACCAAGTGAGTATCTTTTCTTATAGTCATCCAGGCAAAGATACTCAGGAAGATTTAGGGTACGCCAAGGTTGTGCGCCTTCCAGTCAATAGGTTTTTCGCAAAAAAATTCAAACAGATTACACCAATTTTACCTGTTTTCTCTATGCTTTGGAGGAAACCCCTTTCCCGGATACTTAAGTCCCAATCGATAGATATCTTCCACGCACATGATTTGTATATGGTGCCAGTTTGTCTTTTCCTTCGGGAGAAAATGGGTGCAAGAATCCCAATAATTGCAGATCTTCATGAAAATTATCCAGCAGCACTAGATGTTTATGATTTTGCAAATACTTTCCCGGGGAGTATAGTTATTGATAAATCTTCCTGGAAGAAGAAAGAACTGGAGTGGCTGAGGAAAACAAAAAAAATTATTGTGGTTATTGAAGAATCAAAACAATACTATATTCAAAGGGGGATACCTTCTCACAAAATTCACATCGTACCTAACTATGTTAACTTGCAGCGCTTTCATTTGCCCCAAGAAAAATTGCAGACTTCCAGAACCGACAACTTATCAACACGAGAGACTACCAATTTCTTATATATCGGAGCAATTAATTATCATCGCGGACTACAAGAAATAATAAACGCATTGGCTCAACCGAAATTAAAAGGACTCAAACTAAAACTTTGGATTGTGGGTGACGGAAGCTATTTAGACCATTTGCAATTCTTAACAAATGAACTTCACCTGGAGAATGTGTATTTCTTTGGACGAAAACCCCATACTGAATTGCCTAAATATATTCAGGATAGTGATATCTGTTTAATCCCTCATATCAAATCACTCCATACCGATACGACTATTCCACATAAACTGACCCAATACATGGCATTTAAAAAACCCGTTTTGGCTTCCAATTGCACTCCGATTAAAAGAATAATCCAGCAGGTAAAATCCGGATATACATATAAGTCTGGAGATATAGAGCATCTTGTTAACCAAATATTGCTATTGATTTCAAAAAGGCAAGAATGGCCGGTTATGGGAAAACGTGCATACGATGCTGTACAGAATTCTTTTAACTGGGGGGTTTCATCAACAAATCTGACTGAAATGTATAAGACTATATCCCACAATTATGAGTGA
- a CDS encoding DUF3501 family protein translates to MLEITRENVTDIYTFDNHREEQFKEYRQAQEVRTFYLGPHLILRIHTYRTVLFQLQDFLRSQRIADDDALRSVIKEYNTLLPEDGHLSGNLVLRIPKKENIQPRLNLLPALAQTGLKIQFNGEEIVTGTITPDRRSPVAFVEFQLTDDAIQAIANDTRSMAFATENPEYTHTVEVEPASRKALLADLNV, encoded by the coding sequence ATGCTAGAGATTACCCGGGAAAATGTCACAGATATCTATACCTTTGACAATCACCGCGAAGAGCAATTCAAAGAGTATCGTCAGGCGCAGGAGGTTCGTACGTTTTACCTTGGCCCCCACCTCATTTTGCGGATACACACCTATCGGACCGTATTGTTTCAGCTACAAGACTTTCTTCGGAGCCAGCGAATTGCGGATGATGATGCCTTACGGTCGGTCATAAAGGAGTACAATACCCTGTTGCCGGAGGACGGGCACCTGTCCGGTAACCTCGTACTCCGGATTCCAAAAAAAGAAAATATTCAACCCCGGTTGAACCTGCTACCGGCATTAGCCCAAACCGGATTGAAAATACAATTTAACGGCGAAGAAATCGTTACAGGAACCATTACTCCGGACCGGAGATCTCCGGTGGCTTTTGTCGAATTTCAGCTGACCGACGACGCAATCCAGGCGATTGCGAATGATACACGATCGATGGCTTTTGCGACTGAAAATCCGGAGTACACTCATACGGTAGAAGTCGAACCTGCTTCCAGGAAAGCACTCCTTGCTGACCTGAATGTGTAA
- a CDS encoding class I SAM-dependent methyltransferase — MSERTFYNEKQVREEHHLNKHTQEKLDLLNKWIKECDPNTLLDVGCGNGVLTNNFVVNNGALCGLDFSLSSLQELEMPAICGDITHLPIRRNHIDLVICSEVLEHLNDTQLQDAVFQLQSLNAPHIIITVPNDETLGKNSIKCKNCGLIFNVSHHFQRFDHKKLDYLFPDYRLARYKTCGRLVRSYVKPLLRIRQNLGNRWTYFSKQRYTQCPNCQTDQIALYKPNLISLFTDAFNAVVTQKKPYWLCAIFKRK, encoded by the coding sequence ATGAGTGAACGAACTTTTTACAACGAAAAGCAAGTCAGAGAAGAACACCATCTCAATAAGCACACCCAAGAGAAATTAGATCTTCTAAATAAATGGATTAAGGAATGTGATCCGAACACACTTCTTGATGTAGGGTGCGGTAATGGAGTTCTGACCAACAATTTCGTGGTCAATAATGGTGCACTATGTGGACTTGATTTTAGTCTTTCTTCATTACAAGAACTCGAAATGCCTGCAATATGTGGTGATATTACCCACCTACCAATTCGGCGAAATCATATAGATCTAGTGATTTGTAGTGAGGTTCTTGAACATTTGAATGATACCCAGCTACAGGATGCTGTTTTTCAGCTACAATCTCTGAATGCACCACATATAATCATTACAGTACCGAATGATGAGACCTTAGGAAAAAATAGCATCAAGTGTAAAAATTGCGGATTAATTTTTAATGTGTCTCATCATTTTCAGCGATTTGATCATAAAAAACTAGATTATCTCTTCCCTGATTACCGTCTGGCTAGATACAAAACCTGCGGGAGGTTAGTCCGATCTTATGTAAAGCCATTGCTTAGGATTCGACAAAACCTCGGTAATAGGTGGACTTACTTCAGCAAGCAGCGATATACACAATGCCCCAATTGTCAAACAGATCAAATAGCCCTCTACAAACCCAATCTGATTTCATTATTTACAGATGCATTTAATGCTGTTGTGACGCAAAAAAAACCTTACTGGCTTTGTGCAATATTCAAAAGAAAATAG
- a CDS encoding amidohydrolase codes for MLKIDAHMHVNFNGFTVEDIIQYLDTNGIDRCWLMSWEELNPVIPKYYKDLPIENVMEAYEKYPERIIPLYAPDPRRNDLSDQIEIYIERGIRGYGEVKVPLRWDSTEIESLLLLLQKHKLPILFHMQGMKSYYIPKSNNPLEYVLDELMNEGLNGIPRKFLFMLMNKVTFLKRRLSENLVQFPGYMLDFESLEQQLTKFPTIDFIGHGPYFWRNIAHSFDMDLNFDRGHIKKKGRIWRLMESYDNLHADISGKSGYNALTRDTKFAKLFMEKFYKKILFGTDNFFIGLEEYIMNLGLPSYKLKRIFASNAEELISFKN; via the coding sequence ATGTTAAAAATTGATGCTCACATGCATGTTAATTTTAATGGGTTTACAGTTGAGGATATTATACAATACCTTGATACTAATGGAATTGACAGATGCTGGCTAATGAGTTGGGAAGAACTAAATCCAGTAATCCCTAAATACTATAAAGACTTACCCATTGAAAATGTGATGGAAGCATATGAGAAATATCCAGAACGAATAATACCCCTGTATGCTCCAGATCCGAGGCGTAATGACCTGAGTGATCAGATTGAAATATACATCGAGAGAGGAATTCGAGGTTATGGTGAAGTAAAAGTGCCTCTAAGATGGGATTCAACTGAAATAGAATCGCTTCTCTTATTACTTCAAAAGCACAAACTTCCTATTTTATTTCATATGCAGGGAATGAAATCTTATTATATCCCAAAGAGCAATAATCCACTTGAATATGTGTTGGATGAATTAATGAATGAAGGGCTGAATGGGATCCCTCGTAAGTTTCTCTTTATGTTGATGAATAAAGTTACATTTCTAAAAAGGCGTTTATCTGAAAATTTGGTACAATTTCCAGGATATATGCTGGACTTTGAATCATTAGAGCAACAGTTAACTAAATTTCCAACCATAGATTTTATTGGACATGGCCCCTATTTCTGGCGAAATATTGCCCATAGTTTTGATATGGATTTGAATTTTGACCGGGGGCATATTAAAAAGAAGGGTCGCATTTGGAGATTAATGGAAAGTTACGATAATTTGCATGCTGATATTTCTGGTAAAAGTGGCTATAACGCGTTAACAAGAGATACAAAATTCGCCAAACTTTTTATGGAAAAGTTTTATAAAAAAATACTATTTGGAACAGACAATTTTTTTATTGGATTGGAAGAATATATAATGAACTTGGGACTACCTTCATACAAGCTGAAAAGGATTTTTGCGTCAAACGCTGAAGAACTAATTTCTTTCAAGAACTAG
- a CDS encoding PIG-L family deacetylase, translating to MKTLPFTKVLALSPHTDDIEFGCGGTLSRLLEQGAEVHTAIFSLCQESVPEGFPDDVLLHEMHASADVLGIPQKNRHIFNYPVRRFPEHRQDILEDLVQLKKDLQPDLVLTPSTDDVHQDHEVISKESIRAFRFSSLWGYELPWNNLSFQNQAVVGLNEKYLEQKTEALSCYKSQGFRPYSDPEFFRAIARSRGMQNKRDLVEVFELIKLVL from the coding sequence ATGAAAACTCTACCCTTTACGAAGGTTCTTGCGTTATCGCCGCATACTGACGATATCGAATTCGGCTGCGGTGGAACTTTATCTAGGCTCCTGGAACAGGGAGCAGAGGTACATACGGCAATATTTTCACTTTGTCAGGAATCAGTCCCCGAAGGATTCCCTGATGATGTGCTATTGCACGAAATGCATGCTTCGGCAGATGTTCTCGGCATTCCCCAAAAGAACCGGCATATCTTCAATTATCCAGTGCGTCGCTTTCCGGAACACCGCCAGGATATCCTGGAAGACTTGGTACAATTGAAAAAGGACCTGCAGCCAGATCTGGTTTTGACTCCTTCCACGGATGATGTCCATCAGGATCATGAAGTGATTTCGAAGGAGAGTATCCGGGCGTTCAGATTCTCTTCGCTTTGGGGCTATGAGCTTCCCTGGAATAATTTGAGTTTTCAAAATCAGGCAGTCGTTGGATTGAACGAAAAATATTTGGAGCAAAAAACGGAGGCTCTGAGTTGCTACAAATCCCAGGGGTTTCGCCCGTACAGTGATCCGGAATTTTTTCGTGCCATTGCCAGAAGCCGTGGTATGCAGAACAAGCGGGATTTGGTGGAAGTGTTTGAATTGATAAAGCTAGTGCTATGA